Proteins encoded by one window of Methanothermobacter sp. K4:
- a CDS encoding DUF5518 domain-containing protein: MELRFSCKAVAAGIILTAVLGPVFRFVIPSFTGILSIIVAAVACGYIADGEYPGGALNGAIMGAGVGLINILIVYLKTGSMNAAILSILLYALAGDVSLGILGGAAGSVLRSATES; encoded by the coding sequence ATGGAATTGAGATTCAGCTGTAAGGCAGTTGCTGCAGGTATAATACTCACAGCAGTCCTTGGACCCGTATTCAGATTCGTGATTCCATCATTCACAGGTATACTATCAATAATCGTGGCGGCAGTGGCATGTGGTTACATTGCAGATGGTGAATATCCCGGTGGTGCCCTCAATGGGGCCATAATGGGGGCTGGTGTGGGGTTGATAAACATCCTGATTGTTTACCTTAAAACTGGATCAATGAATGCAGCCATCCTCTCAATACTCCTCTATGCCCTTGCTGGTGATGTGAGTCTCGGGATACTCGGTGGGGCTGCAGGTAGCGTCCTGAGATCCGCCACTGAATCATGA
- a CDS encoding DUF126 domain-containing protein, whose protein sequence is MVTLEISCRIISRGRGKGPVIISDKPLSFLGGVDPQTGTVIDPRHPLHGRKMSGKVLVIPGGKGSTVGSYVIFQMSKNGTAPAAIICSNAEPIIATGAIMAGIPMVDRPDADLSDILKDSVEVEVDAVEGKIRI, encoded by the coding sequence ATGGTTACTTTGGAGATCAGCTGCAGAATCATTTCAAGGGGAAGGGGAAAGGGTCCCGTGATAATTTCAGATAAGCCTCTGAGTTTCCTTGGAGGTGTTGACCCCCAGACCGGTACCGTTATTGACCCCAGGCACCCACTGCATGGGAGAAAGATGAGCGGAAAGGTCCTTGTGATACCCGGCGGTAAGGGTTCAACGGTTGGATCCTATGTCATATTCCAGATGTCAAAGAACGGCACCGCACCAGCGGCCATAATATGTTCAAATGCAGAGCCAATAATTGCAACTGGAGCCATAATGGCAGGCATACCCATGGTTGACAGGCCAGATGCGGATCTCTCCGACATCCTAAAGGATTCAGTGGAGGTTGAGGTGGACGCGGTGGAGGGAAAAATCAGGATCTAG
- the truD gene encoding tRNA pseudouridine(13) synthase TruD, with protein MLNAETYITSTEGIGGRIRVHNRDFQVEELPLIKPSGSGPNTWIWLEKEGRTTLDVLLDIARELHLDRRRMGFAGMKDRNAVTRQWICVSNTDPEDVKAIEDRIRNVRFLKVTSNEKKLRMGQLRGNRFKILIRDPEADEPLEKTREALDELREKGVPNYYGWQRFGSPRAITHLVGRALVHGDVKGAVDTYIGNPIEGESELVSEARRAYDMGDLEGAYELMPASLRYERMMLRVLIRDLRKGELSQRSYITAVHALPKPLKRMFVHAYQSYLFNRAVSERVALGINSYVEGDIIIDNEQHIIHDPDPGEVEEMILNFEAHPTAPLYGSKVPLADGKPGEIERRILQEEGVSLADFNSIEVPKLGSHGMRRAIRFRIWDVSASSGPEGITVEFSIPKGCYATSVLREIMKKDVV; from the coding sequence ATGCTTAATGCAGAAACCTACATCACATCAACAGAGGGAATCGGCGGAAGGATCAGGGTACATAACAGGGACTTCCAGGTTGAGGAATTACCACTAATCAAGCCAAGCGGAAGCGGACCCAACACATGGATATGGCTGGAGAAGGAGGGTAGAACAACCCTGGACGTCCTCCTGGACATCGCAAGGGAACTGCACCTGGACCGGAGGAGAATGGGATTCGCAGGGATGAAGGACAGGAACGCAGTCACCAGGCAGTGGATATGCGTCAGCAATACAGACCCTGAAGATGTTAAGGCAATAGAGGACCGGATCAGGAATGTCAGGTTTCTGAAGGTCACATCCAATGAAAAAAAGCTCAGGATGGGCCAGTTAAGGGGTAACAGATTTAAGATTCTCATAAGGGACCCTGAAGCTGATGAGCCCCTTGAAAAGACCAGGGAGGCCCTGGATGAGCTCCGGGAGAAGGGTGTTCCAAACTATTATGGATGGCAGCGATTCGGAAGCCCCAGGGCAATCACACACCTCGTTGGCAGGGCACTGGTGCATGGTGATGTGAAGGGGGCAGTGGACACCTACATTGGAAACCCAATTGAGGGGGAATCCGAGCTAGTATCAGAGGCAAGGCGGGCATATGATATGGGGGACCTTGAGGGTGCATATGAACTCATGCCTGCCTCACTGAGGTATGAGAGGATGATGCTCAGGGTCCTCATCAGGGACCTCAGAAAGGGAGAACTCTCCCAAAGGTCCTATATAACCGCGGTACACGCACTCCCGAAGCCCCTCAAGAGGATGTTCGTCCATGCATATCAGTCCTACCTTTTCAACCGGGCGGTCAGTGAGAGGGTGGCTCTTGGCATAAACAGCTACGTGGAGGGTGACATCATCATAGACAATGAGCAGCACATAATCCATGACCCGGATCCAGGGGAGGTTGAGGAGATGATCCTCAATTTTGAGGCACACCCAACAGCGCCACTCTACGGTAGTAAGGTGCCACTGGCAGATGGAAAGCCCGGGGAGATTGAGAGGAGGATACTCCAGGAGGAGGGTGTTTCACTCGCGGACTTCAACTCCATAGAGGTTCCTAAGCTTGGGAGTCATGGTATGAGGAGGGCCATAAGGTTCAGAATATGGGATGTTTCGGCCAGCAGCGGCCCTGAAGGAATCACAGTTGAATTTTCAATACCGAAGGGATGCTATGCAACCTCTGTTTTAAGGGAGATAATGAAGAAGGACGTTGTCTGA
- the ftsA gene encoding coenzyme F390 synthetase: MGNYFNPEIETMEREDLDALIEERIRYTVNYAYENSPFYNKWFRKNSIRPSDIRSHEDLRELPIITGETVRENQPPERDDFEFRCAPWEDIYTIHETSGTSGRPKSFFLTWGDWQRYAEKYARSFVSQGFERGDRVVVCASYGMNVGANTMTLAAQKIGMTIIPEGKCTFPVRIMESYRPTGIVASIFKLLRLARRMKEQGLDPRDSSIRRLVAGGESFAPESRDYVEEIWGVEVYNTYGSTEGTMCGECHIKEGLHVPEDLVHLDVYDPTMRDFVEDGECGRIVLTTLLPVGEKTGTLLLNYDTEDTTVVISREKCKCGRTHMRIMNPEREAETFWVAGHPFNRVDVEAAVFQRENMDYLTGEYEAFLYGDEDEGPITMRVSLECEDPENCATDIIRENFIRAFFKYKRDLYEAYTEGIFEILFNFTGPGELEFYRVKGRPKRIVDRR, encoded by the coding sequence ATGGGGAACTACTTCAACCCTGAAATAGAGACCATGGAACGGGAGGACCTGGACGCCCTCATAGAGGAGAGGATAAGATATACCGTGAACTATGCCTATGAGAACTCCCCATTCTACAATAAATGGTTCAGGAAAAACAGTATCAGACCCTCAGATATAAGGAGCCATGAGGACCTAAGGGAGCTCCCGATAATAACCGGTGAAACCGTTAGGGAAAACCAGCCCCCTGAAAGGGATGACTTCGAATTCAGATGCGCCCCATGGGAGGACATATACACCATACATGAGACCAGCGGTACCAGTGGAAGGCCGAAATCCTTCTTCCTAACATGGGGGGACTGGCAGAGGTACGCGGAGAAGTACGCAAGGTCATTCGTATCCCAGGGATTTGAGAGGGGTGACAGGGTTGTGGTCTGCGCCTCCTATGGCATGAATGTGGGTGCAAATACCATGACCCTGGCAGCACAGAAGATAGGGATGACCATAATCCCCGAGGGTAAATGCACCTTTCCTGTGAGGATAATGGAGAGCTACCGTCCCACAGGTATAGTTGCAAGCATATTCAAGCTATTGAGGCTCGCGAGGCGCATGAAGGAACAGGGACTTGACCCCAGGGATTCAAGTATAAGGAGACTGGTTGCAGGCGGTGAAAGCTTCGCACCCGAATCAAGGGATTATGTGGAGGAAATATGGGGCGTGGAAGTCTACAATACCTATGGAAGCACCGAGGGGACCATGTGCGGAGAATGCCATATCAAGGAGGGTCTGCATGTCCCTGAGGACCTGGTGCACCTGGACGTTTATGATCCAACAATGAGGGACTTCGTTGAGGATGGTGAGTGCGGCAGAATAGTCCTCACAACGCTCCTGCCTGTCGGTGAGAAAACAGGAACCCTCCTCCTCAACTATGACACCGAGGACACCACAGTTGTAATCTCAAGGGAGAAGTGCAAATGTGGAAGGACCCATATGAGGATAATGAACCCTGAAAGGGAGGCTGAGACCTTCTGGGTGGCAGGACACCCCTTCAACAGGGTCGACGTTGAGGCCGCGGTGTTCCAGAGGGAGAACATGGATTATCTAACAGGTGAATACGAGGCCTTCCTCTATGGAGACGAGGATGAGGGGCCAATAACAATGAGGGTGTCGCTGGAGTGTGAGGACCCTGAAAACTGTGCCACGGATATAATAAGGGAGAACTTTATAAGGGCATTCTTCAAATATAAGAGAGACCTCTATGAGGCATATACAGAGGGCATTTTTGAGATACTGTTCAACTTCACAGGACCCGGGGAGCTTGAATTCTACAGGGTCAAGGGAAGACCAAAACGCATAGTTGATAGAAGATAA